The following are encoded together in the Brassica napus cultivar Da-Ae chromosome A9, Da-Ae, whole genome shotgun sequence genome:
- the LOC106413719 gene encoding 40S ribosomal protein S27-2, with translation MVLQNDIDLLNPPAELEKRKHKLKRLVQSPNSFFMDVKCQGCFNITTVFSHSQTVVVCGNCQTVLCQPTGGKARLTEGCSFRKK, from the exons ATG GTTCTTCAAAACGATATCGATCTGCTTAACCCACCAGCTGAGCTCGAGAAGAGGAAGCACAAGCTCAAGCGTCTTGTTCAATCCCCCAACTCATTTTTCATG GATGTGAAATGCCAAGGCTGCTTCAACAT CACTACTGTGTTCAGTCATTCGCAGACCGTTGTTGTATGCGGAAACTGCCAGACAGTTCTGTGCCAGCCTACAGGAGGAAAGGCAAGGCTCACGGAAGGATGCTCTTTCAGGAAGAAGTGA
- the LOC106415411 gene encoding polygalacturonate 4-alpha-galacturonosyltransferase, whose product MALKRGLSGVNRVRGGGGGGGSRSAFILLVFFCVFAPLVFFVGRGVYIDSSDDYSNDSVKQDLDWRERLAMKSLRSLFSKEVLDVITASTADLGPFSLDSFKKNNLSASYREAGVDTSVRNSQNQTTSSALNAKGDITSKGGSHQKVETPAKFYRRQLREKRREMRANELVKRNVDTILKLENAAIERSKSVDSAVLGKYSIWRRENENDNSDSNIRLMRDQVIMARVYCGIAKLKNKTELLQELQARIKDSQRVLAEATTDADLPRSAHDKLRDMGQVLSKAKMQLYDCKLVTGKLRAMLQTADEQVRSLKKQSTFLAQLAAKTIPNPIHCLSMRLTIDYYLLSPEKRKFPRRENRENPNLYHYALFSDNVLAASVVVNSTIMNAKDPSKHVFHLVTDKLNFAAMNMWFLLNPPGKATIHVENVDEFKWLNSSYCPVLRQLESAAMKEYYFKADHPSSGSSNLKYRNPKYLSMLNHLRFYLPEVYPKLNKILFLDDDIIVQKDLTPLWEVNLNGKVNGAVETCGESFHRFDKYLNFSNPHIARNFNPNACGWAYGMNMFDLKEWKKRDITGIYHKWQNMNENRTLWKLGTLPPGLITFYGLTHPLDKSWHVLGLGYNPSIAKKDIQNAAVVHYNGNMKPWLELAMSKYRPYWTKYIKFDHPYLRRCNLHE is encoded by the exons ATGGCGCTGAAGCGAGGGTTATCGGGAGTTAACCGGGTCAGAGGaggtggcggtggtggtggatCTCGATCTGCCTTTATCCTCCTCGTTTTTTTCTGTGTCTTCGCACCTCTCGTCTTCTtcgttggtcgtggagtgtacATCGACTCCTCTGACG ATTATTCAAATGATTCAGTGAAGCAG GATCTTGACTGGAGAGAACGTTTAGCTATGAAATCTCTTAGATCTCTTTTCTCTAAAGAG GTGCTGGATGTTATTACAGCTAGCACAGCTGATTTGGGTCCTTTTAGCCTTGATTCTTTCAAGAAAAACAATTTGTCTGCTTCATATCGAGAAGCTGGAGTAGACACCTCCGTTAGAAACTCTCAG AATCAAACAACATCTAGTGCCTTGAATGCTAAAGGTGACATTACTTCTAAAG GTGGTAGCCATCAGAAAGTTGAGACACCTGCAAAGTTTTACAGAAGg CAACTAAGGGAGAAAAGGCGTGAGATGCGAGCAAATGAGCTGGTCAAGCGCAACGTTGACACGATTCTAAAGCTGGAAAATGCGGCCATCGAGCGCTCAAAGTCTGTTGATTCTGCAGTCCTTGGAAAATACAGTATTTGGAGAAGAGAAAATGAGAACGACAACTCTGATTCAAATATACGCTTGATGAGGGATCAAGTGATCATGGCTAGAGTCTACTGTGGTATTGCCAAACTGAAAAACAAGACTGAGTTGTTACAAGAACTCCAGGCCCGAATCAAGGACAGCCAACGTGTTTTGGCTGAAGCAACAACTGATGCTGATCTTCCTCGGAG TGCGCATGATAAACTTAGAGACATGGGTCAAGTCTTGTCTAAGGCTAAGATGCAGTTATATGACTGCAAGTTGGTTACTGGAAAGCTGAGAGCAATGCTTCAAACAGCCGATGAACAAGTCAGGAGCTTGAAGAAGCAGAGTACCTTTCTGGCTCAGTTAGCAGCAAAGACAATTCCAAATCCTATCCACTGCCTATCAATGCGCTTGACCATTGATTACTATCTTCTTTCTCCGGAGAAAAGAAAGTTCCCTCGCCGTGAAAACCGAGAGAACCCAAATCTTTATCACTATGCCCTCTTTTCTGACAACGTGTTAGCTGCCTCAGTGGTTGTTAACTCAACCATCATGAATGCAAAG GATCCTTCGAAGCATGTTTTTCACCTTGTGACGGATAAACTCAACTTCGCAGCAATGAACATGTGGTTCCTCCTAAACCCACCTGGAAAGGCAACCATACACGTGGAAAACGTGGATGAGTTCAAATGGCTCAATTCATCTTACTGCCCTGTTCTTCGTCAGCTCGAATCCGCAGCGATGAAAGAGTACTACTTCAAAGCAGATCATCCAAGCTCAGGCTCCTCGAATCTCAAGTACAGAAACCCGAAGTACCTGTCCATGTTGAATCACTTGAGATTCTACCTCCCCGAGGTTTATCCCAAGCTGAACAAGATCCTGTTCCTAGACGACGACATCATCGTCCAGAAGGACCTGACTCCACTCTGGGAAGTCAACCTGAACGGTAAAGTCAACGGTGCAGTCGAAACCTGCGGGGAGAGTTTCCACAGGTTCGACAAGTATCTCAACTTCTCGAATCCTCACATCGCCAGGAACTTCAATCCAAACGCTTGTGGATGGGCTTATGGGATGAACATGTTCGACCTAAAGGAGTGGAAGAAGAGAGACATCACTGGTATCTACCATAAGTGGCAAAACATG AATGAGAACAGGACACTATGGAAGCTAGGGACACTACCACCAGGATTAATAACGTTTTACGGACTAACACATCCTTTAGACAAGTCGTGGCACGTGTTGGGACTTGGTTATAACCCGAGTATCGCGAAGAAAGACATTCAGAACGCAGCTGTGGTTCACTATAACGGGAACATGAAACCATGGTTGGAGTTAGCTATGTCCAAGTATCGACCGTATTGGACCAAGtacatcaagtttgatcaccctTATCTTCGTAGATGCAACCTTCATGAATAA